The Roseimicrobium gellanilyticum DNA segment TCCAACAAGCGCGTGTACGCCCAAATCATCAATGATGAAGAAGGCAAGACGCTTGTGTCTGCCTGCACGACCGAGAAGGCCCTCGCCGCGACCCTCGCGAACATAGCCAATGCCACCAAGGTGGGTGAGGCAATCGCCGAGCGCGCCCTCCAGGCCAACATCAGCCAGGTCGTCTTCGACCGTGGTGGTCACGTCTTCCATGGCAAGGTGAAAGCCCTCGCCGATGCCGCCCGCGCCAAGGGTCTCCAGTTCTAATATCCGACACCGAATTTCATTATGGCCGCTACCAATAGCAGAAGAGACAACCGCGGAGCCGACGATGGCGAAAAGAGCGACATGCTCGAGAAGGTTGTGTTCATCAACCGATGCGCCAAAGTCGTGAAGGGCGGTCGCCGCTTCAGCTTCAGCGCCCTCGTCGTCGCCGGTGACCAGAAAGGTCGCGTCGGCTTCGGCTTCGGCAAAGCGAACGAAGTTTCGGACGCCATCAAGAAGGCCAGCGAATCTTCCCGCAAGGACCTCCAGACCGTGAATCTCCTCAATGCCACCATCCCCCACGAGGTGACCGGTGAGCACGGTGGTGGCCGCGTGCTGCTCAAGCCCGCATCCCCTGGTACCGGCATCATCGCTGGTGGTGGGGTGCGCGCCGTGTGCGAAGCCGCTGGTGTGAAGGACGTGCTGGCCAAGTCCCTTGGCTCCAGCAACCACGCCAACGTGGTGAAGGCCACGCTGGCCGCTCTCTCCGCCCTGCGCATGCCGGACGAAATCCTCAAGATGCGCGGCAAGAAGATCGCCTCCAAGCAGGCCATCTAAGCCCCGCAACCCAACTCTTTTCCAGTAGACTATCATGAGACTTCACGACCTCAAACCCACCAAGGGCGCCCGCCATCGTCGCAAGCGCGTTGGCTGCGGTGAAAGCTCCGGCCACGGCAAGACCTCCGGCCGCGGCAACAAGGGCCAGAAGGCACGCTCCGGCGGCGCCATCCGCCCCGGCTTCGAAGGTGGCCAGATGCCCCTTTACCGCCGTCTTCCCAAGAAGGGCTTCAGCAACGCCATGTTCAAGAACGTGACTGCCGTGGTGAATCTCAGCGACCTCAACGAGCGCTTCGAAGATGGCGCGGTGGTCAACGAGGAGAGCCTGCGTCAGGCTGGCCTGGTCAAGGGCACGTACGACGTGGTCAAGGTGCTCGGTGCCGGCGAGGTGACGCGTAAGCTCACCGTGGAGGTGTCCAGCATCAGCGCCTCCGCCAAGGAAAAAATCGAAAAGGCAGGCGGTACAGTCACGCTGAAAGCATGACAGGCCGGCGTTTCCGCCACACTTTTTCCATTTTGATGTTTGCGGGCGGCTCAGTTTGGTACTGAGTCGCTTGCCATTTCAAGACACGACTCCCCTCCATGATCTCCGCCTTTGTAAACATCTTCAAAATTCCGGATCTGCGGCAGCGGATTCTGTTCACCCTGGCCATGATTGTCATCGTGCGCATCGGGTACGCGATCACGCTTCCCGGCGTGAATCCGCATGTGCTCCAGGCGTGGATTGACCTCAAGCAGGCCGACTCGGGCAACAATCCCTTCGCTGCGGCAGCGGCGTTGGTGAACGTGTTCAGCGGTGGTGGTCTGCAGCGGTGCGCGATTTTCGCCCTCGGGATCATGCCCTACATCAGTGCGAGCATCATGATGCAGCTCCTCACTGCGGTGGTGCCCAGCATGAGCAAGCTTTCCCGTGAAGACGGCGGCAGGCAAAAGATCAACCAGTGGACCCGGTATGCCACCGTGGCGCTTTGTCTTTTCCAAGGCTACCTCCTCGCTGCTTCACTCAAGAATCCGGGACAAAACATCTTCCTCGATGGCCTGGATAAGGCCATGACGGCCGTCGGCAGTCCGCTGGTGCCGGATCACAATCTGGGCTTCATCATCACTGCCGTGCTTACCATGACGGCGGGCAGCATGTTCATCATGTGGATGGGTGAGCAAATCACTGAGCGCGGCATTGGCAACGGTGTGTCGCTTCTGATCTGCATCAACATCGTGGCAGATCTCCCCGGCGCTCTCGTGCGGGTCTGGAAGACTTTCATTGCCAATGAGCAGGCGAGCACCATGGATGCCATGAAGCTTCTGGCCATGCTTGTGCTGCTGGTGGCGGTCATCGCGGGCATCATTGCGCTGACCCAGGCGCAGCGCCGCATTGCCATCCAGTACGCGAAGCGCGTGGTGGGCCGCAAGGTCTACGGCGGGCAGACGCAGTACATGCCTCTGAAGGTGAACTATGCGGGGGTGATGCCCATCATCTTCGCCCAGGCCATCCTGCTCTTCCCTGCGCAGATCATCGGCTTCATGTTCCCCCACCAGGCTGCGGTGCAGGAGTGGGCGAACTGGCTCGCCAACGGCTGGCCGAATATCATCATCTCCACCACGCTGATCTTCTTCTTCAGCTATTTCTGGGTGGCGACGATGTTCCAGCCCAACCAGATTGCGGAAGACCTCAAGAAGAGCGGTGGTTACATCCCCGGTCAGCGCCCCGGCAAGCCCACGGCGGACTTCCTTGATTACACCATGAGCCGCCTCACTTTCGCGGGCGCACTCTTCCTGACCCTCATCTATCTGCTTCCACTTCTGGTGCAGCGCAGCATGAAGATCGACCCCACGGTGGCCCAGTTCTTCGGCGGTACCAGCATCCTGATTCTCGTGGGTGTGGTGCTCGATGTGATGCGCCAGGTGGAAACCCATCTTCTGCAGCGCCACTACGACGGCTTCCTGCGCAAGGGCAAGATTCGCGGACGCTTCGAGCGCCAGAGCGGTGGTGGCCTTGCCGCCGACCCCAAGATGGTGGTGATGCTCTGGACGGCGATCGCGATTATCGCCATCGTGGGAGTGGCCTTTGCGGCACTCCACGGCAAATAAGATGGATTCATGATTTGAGTGCCTGCGCGTCATTGAGTTGATGCGCAGGCACGTTTGTTTGACCTTTGAGCGATTTAGGCTGAGTTAAGACATGGCATTTGGCTTCGACAGGATACCCACCCGGAGTGGCAAGGCGCTCGACGGGATGCGACGGGCATGTGGACTCGCACGCGACGTCCTGCTCAAGGCCGCGTCCATCGTTCAGCCAGGAGTAACCACGGCGGAAATTGATCGTCTCGTGGCCTCTGAGATCAAAGCAGCCG contains these protein-coding regions:
- the rplR gene encoding 50S ribosomal protein L18 — its product is MATINRKANRRRIHARIRKNLTGTAERPRLAVHFSNKRVYAQIINDEEGKTLVSACTTEKALAATLANIANATKVGEAIAERALQANISQVVFDRGGHVFHGKVKALADAARAKGLQF
- the rpsE gene encoding 30S ribosomal protein S5, which produces MAATNSRRDNRGADDGEKSDMLEKVVFINRCAKVVKGGRRFSFSALVVAGDQKGRVGFGFGKANEVSDAIKKASESSRKDLQTVNLLNATIPHEVTGEHGGGRVLLKPASPGTGIIAGGGVRAVCEAAGVKDVLAKSLGSSNHANVVKATLAALSALRMPDEILKMRGKKIASKQAI
- the rplO gene encoding 50S ribosomal protein L15, translated to MRLHDLKPTKGARHRRKRVGCGESSGHGKTSGRGNKGQKARSGGAIRPGFEGGQMPLYRRLPKKGFSNAMFKNVTAVVNLSDLNERFEDGAVVNEESLRQAGLVKGTYDVVKVLGAGEVTRKLTVEVSSISASAKEKIEKAGGTVTLKA
- the secY gene encoding preprotein translocase subunit SecY gives rise to the protein MISAFVNIFKIPDLRQRILFTLAMIVIVRIGYAITLPGVNPHVLQAWIDLKQADSGNNPFAAAAALVNVFSGGGLQRCAIFALGIMPYISASIMMQLLTAVVPSMSKLSREDGGRQKINQWTRYATVALCLFQGYLLAASLKNPGQNIFLDGLDKAMTAVGSPLVPDHNLGFIITAVLTMTAGSMFIMWMGEQITERGIGNGVSLLICINIVADLPGALVRVWKTFIANEQASTMDAMKLLAMLVLLVAVIAGIIALTQAQRRIAIQYAKRVVGRKVYGGQTQYMPLKVNYAGVMPIIFAQAILLFPAQIIGFMFPHQAAVQEWANWLANGWPNIIISTTLIFFFSYFWVATMFQPNQIAEDLKKSGGYIPGQRPGKPTADFLDYTMSRLTFAGALFLTLIYLLPLLVQRSMKIDPTVAQFFGGTSILILVGVVLDVMRQVETHLLQRHYDGFLRKGKIRGRFERQSGGGLAADPKMVVMLWTAIAIIAIVGVAFAALHGK